One window of the Archangium primigenium genome contains the following:
- a CDS encoding DedA family protein, translated as MVEYLDQLIANLSLWWGLGLFFLAAALEYVVPPFPGDTITLLGGVYAVRGHHPWPLMFGVVVAGSVLGAFINYQVGHWLGARFEQHPGKPFFGITHAQLEGLQARMRRRGPWLLIINRFLPGIRGLIFVAAGAAHMPRVNALFFGMLSAMAHTALVLTLGATVGGNLDRLVELMNRYQRGALLLVGIALGVALIRVLLKRQARAT; from the coding sequence ATGGTGGAGTACCTGGACCAGCTCATCGCGAACCTGAGCCTGTGGTGGGGCCTGGGGCTGTTCTTCCTGGCGGCGGCGCTGGAGTACGTGGTGCCGCCCTTTCCCGGGGACACCATCACGCTCCTGGGCGGGGTGTACGCCGTGCGCGGCCATCACCCCTGGCCGCTGATGTTCGGCGTGGTGGTGGCCGGCAGCGTGCTCGGGGCCTTCATCAACTACCAGGTGGGCCACTGGCTGGGCGCCCGCTTTGAGCAGCACCCGGGCAAGCCCTTCTTCGGCATCACCCACGCGCAGCTCGAGGGGCTCCAGGCGCGCATGCGGCGGCGCGGGCCCTGGCTGCTCATCATCAACCGCTTCCTGCCGGGCATTCGCGGGCTCATCTTCGTGGCGGCGGGCGCGGCGCACATGCCTCGCGTCAACGCCCTGTTCTTCGGGATGCTGTCGGCCATGGCGCACACCGCCCTGGTGCTCACGCTCGGGGCCACGGTGGGCGGCAACCTGGACCGGCTGGTGGAGCTGATGAACCGCTACCAGCGCGGGGCCCTCTTGCTCGTGGGCATCGCGCTGGGGGTCGCCCTCATCCGCGTGCTGCTCAAGCGGCAGGCCCGCGCCACGTGA
- a CDS encoding radical SAM protein, with translation MKFQLKTLSLPELQEALAPAAPSPVAVRKVFASVFAHGASTLEEVCTAPQVPKRVADFLRQNAEMSRLQIVERRQADDGFVKYLFASPLGGRVEAVRIPIFDHKYVVCISSQVGCALACDFCMTGKLGFQRNLRTWEILDQVLQIRAEADRPVRGVVFMGMGEPLLNYTETLRAAQILSHPAGFAIAGDAITFSTAGLVPAIRRYTSEGHPYRLAFSVTSAIPEKRVKVLPIEKGHPLPELVEAIREYAEVRRERAMIAYVAISGFNTGLEDALALKKVFEGIRIKVDLIDVTDPTGKYLPPSAEELKAFRDHLQVVGAPIARRYSGGKEIGAACGTLEASQYGGVVLPAPAAEPTAAPALRPS, from the coding sequence GTGAAATTCCAACTCAAGACGCTGTCGCTGCCCGAGCTGCAGGAGGCCCTGGCCCCCGCGGCGCCCTCCCCCGTCGCGGTGCGCAAGGTGTTCGCCTCCGTGTTCGCCCATGGCGCCTCCACCCTGGAGGAGGTGTGCACCGCCCCCCAGGTGCCCAAGCGCGTGGCGGACTTCCTGCGGCAGAACGCGGAGATGAGCCGCCTGCAGATCGTGGAGCGCCGCCAGGCGGACGACGGCTTCGTGAAGTACCTCTTCGCCTCGCCGCTCGGGGGTCGGGTGGAGGCCGTCCGCATCCCCATCTTCGACCACAAGTACGTGGTGTGCATCTCCAGCCAGGTGGGCTGCGCGCTCGCGTGCGACTTCTGCATGACGGGCAAGCTCGGCTTCCAGCGCAACCTGCGCACCTGGGAGATCCTGGACCAGGTGCTGCAGATCCGCGCCGAGGCGGACCGGCCCGTGCGCGGCGTGGTGTTCATGGGCATGGGCGAGCCCCTGCTCAACTACACGGAGACGCTGCGCGCCGCGCAGATCCTCTCGCACCCGGCGGGCTTCGCCATCGCCGGGGACGCCATCACCTTCTCCACCGCGGGCCTGGTGCCCGCCATCCGGCGCTACACGAGCGAGGGGCACCCCTACCGGCTGGCCTTCTCGGTGACGAGCGCCATTCCGGAGAAGCGCGTGAAGGTGCTGCCCATCGAGAAGGGGCACCCGCTGCCGGAATTGGTGGAGGCCATCCGCGAGTACGCCGAGGTGCGGCGCGAGCGGGCGATGATCGCCTACGTGGCCATCAGCGGCTTCAACACGGGGCTCGAGGACGCGCTGGCGCTCAAGAAGGTCTTCGAGGGCATCCGCATCAAGGTGGACCTCATCGACGTGACGGACCCCACGGGCAAGTACCTGCCGCCCTCGGCCGAGGAGCTCAAGGCGTTCCGGGACCACCTGCAGGTGGTGGGCGCGCCCATCGCGCGGCGCTACTCGGGCGGCAAGGAGATCGGCGCGGCGTGCGGCACCCTGGAGGCCTCGCAGTACGGAGGCGTGGTGCTGCCCGCGCCGGCCGCGGAGCCGACCGCCGCCCCGGCCCTTCGCCCCAGCTGA